CTGCTTGTGTACGGCGTCCTGCTGCTTGGCGACTGGTCGGTACATCGCTTCCTGGAAGATGCCGCCACATCGGCGCGCATTGCTGACGGGGCGCCCTATGTAGAGGTCGAAGAACGGGATGCCGTGGAAGACAACCAGCAAACCGCCGCCGCCTGACCGCGGTCCCCTCAAACCCCTCGACCCCTCCCGTCATGTCACAGGATCTCCAAACCGTCGCCGTCCAGTTCGTCGAAGACCCTTCGGCCCGCAATCGCGAAGCGGTCGTACTGGCCGCCCTGCCATTGGTACGCTCCATAGTGGGAAGACTGAATATCCCCGACCACCCTCTGGCTTCACGGGAAGACCTGGAAAACGTGGGTCAGCTCGGCCTGCTGCAGGCGCTGGACGGATTCGATCCGGAACGGGGCACGCCGTTCGTATCCTATGCCTACGGACGCATCCGTGGGGCGCTCGTGGACTATCTCCGTTCGATCGATGCACTCCCGCGCGAACGCCGGCGACTGCTGGCCGAAGCGCATCATGCCATGGATACGCTTCGCCAGGAACTGGGCGACGAGCCCTCCGACCAGGACGTGGCTGCCCACATGAACATGTCCCTCGTGGAATACCACACGCTGTTGCGTGACGCCCAATCCCGCTTCTCCCTTTCGCTGCACGCCCCATCGGGTACCGGTGATGATGACGGCCAGACCGTGATCGAGTCCATCCCGAACGAAGACACGCTCGCAGCATTCGAGGCCATTGACCGGGAGAGCCTCAAGGACTACATCCAGACGCTCATCAACGAGCTTCCCGAGCGCGAACAGACCATCCTGGCCCTGTACTACTTCGAAAACCTGACGCTCCGCGAGATCGCCGAACTCATGGACCGGACCGAAGCCCGCATCTCCCAGATCCTGGCCAAAGTCCTGAAGACGCTCCGCGCACAGCTGGCCTACATGTCGAACCGGGCGGCCTAAGCCGAATTGTCAAAGAAGGAGACGGCAAATACAGACAAATAATGTGCGGTGCCGTATATTTCCGAGCTTCGCACAGTACGCCCACAACGGGTGTCCTCCCTCCTTTTATTGACCGAAACCCCTACTGTACATGGGTGTCATGAATCAGATCCGGGACAACACCGGAGTTATTCTTTGGATTCTCGTCTTCGCCTTTGGTGTCATCTGGGTCCTGCAGGACTCCGGTGGTCTCGATACCATCGGCAACGTCGGAAACACGATCGGATCCGTGAACGGTGACGTGATTTCGGTGGAGGAATACAATAACGCCATCGACGCGCAAGTACAGGGTTACCAGAACCAGGTGGGCGAAAGCATGCCCCCGCAGATGCTGGACCAGACCCGCGAACGCGTGTTCGACCAGCTCGTCGAAGCGCGACTGCGCGAGCAGGAAATGGACCGCTTGGGCATTGGCGTTTCCGATGAGGAGCTGATTGACATGGTCCAGGGACCGGATCCGCACTTCATCATCACCCAGTATTTCTCGGATGGTGAAGGTGGCGTTGACCGTACCCTGCTCCAGAACTTCATTGACAACCCTGAAGCCGCCCAGGACTGGATCAACATCGAGGACTACCTGCGCCAGGAACGGCGCCGGACGAAGTTGGACAACCTGATCACGGCCACTGTCCGCGTATCGGATGCGGAAGTATTGGCGGACCACCGCCGTCGGAATCGTACGGTCAATGTCGAATTCGTGGCGTTGCGTCACGCTGCCCTTCCTGACGACTCCGTCGCCTATACCGACCGTGATCTCCGCGCATTCTACGAACGGAACAAGGAGGACTTTGCGCGCAAGAAGTCGTTCAGCCTGTCCTATGTGACCATTTCCAAGGCGCCGACGGCGGCAGACACGGCGGCTGTCATGGCCGATGTCGCAGGACTCCGCGATCTCTTTGCCGAGGCCGAAGACGACTCCACGTTCCTGGCCCGGAACGGCTCGGAGCGCCCGTGGAACGATTCGTATTTCCGCGCAGACGAACTGGATGAGAATATTGCCGCCGCTGTTTTCGAGAATGCCGAGGCAGGGACGGTTGTTGGCCCCATCATTTCAGGCAATGAGGTCCATTTGGTGAAAATCGTGGATGTGCGTCCGCCCGAGGATCCAGCTGTACGCGCCCGACACATCCTGTTCCGCGCCGCCGACGGCGATGCCGAAGCACGTGCTGCTGCTCGCCAGGAAGCCAATGATGTGCGTCGTCGCATCCTGGCTGGTGAAGACTTCGCGGACATGGCCCGGGAGTTCGGGGACGATGGCACATCGGCCCGTGGGGGCGACCTTGGATGGTTCGGCCCCGGCCGGATGGTAGCGGAATTTGAAGAAGCCGCCTTCGATGCTCCGGTCGGGCGCCTGGTCGGCCCGGTCGAAACCGATTTCGGGTACCACCTCATCGAGGTAACGGAGCGTGCCACGGTGGAAGCTCAGATCGCTGACTTCGCCCTCCCGCTGCGTGCCAGCGTGGCTACCCTGAACACGGCACAAGGTACGCTGGATGATCTGCAGTACTTTGCCTCGGAAGAAGGCGACTTTGCGGCCGAGTCCGAGCGCCGGGGACTCCAGGTCCAGGTGGTGCAGGTGGAAGAGGAGCAACAGTTCATCCCCGGAATCGGCAACAGCCGTGCTTTGCAGACTTTCCTGGAAACCGCCAAGGAGGGCGCCGTTACGGAGGTCATAGAACTGAACGACGTGTTCCTGGTCGCACAGCTGGATGGTATCACGGAAGCCGGCTACCAGTCTTTCGAGGACGTCAAGGCCCAGTTGGAGCCCCGACTGCGCAATGAATTGAAAGCCGACGCACAGGAAGCCCGTCTGCAGGCCGCCCTGGATGCCTCGGGATTTGACGGTGCCGCCGCCGCGGTGGGTGTGCCTCTCCGCACGGCAGAGTCCATCGGATTCGCCAATATGGTTGTACCCGGAATCGGACGCGATCCCAAGTTCGTGGGAACGGCCTTTGGACTGGCCGAGGGTGAGGTCAGCCCGGTCATCCAGGGTGAAACAGCCGTCTATGTACTCCGCGTGACCGGTGTCAACGAGGCGCCTCCCATGGAGCCATCACAAATGGAGTCCACTCGCCAGCAGTTGTTGACCCAGCGTCAGAACCAGGTTCGCCAGCAGTGGCTTACGACGCTCCGGGAGTCAGCAGACATCACCGACAACCGCCGTCTGTTCCTTCAGTAAGGGCAGGGCCTGATCGTCGATTTCCGGGTTCACGGCATGATTTCAATCGTGCCCCGATAGACCGACTCAGCCGGTCCTTCCAGATGGACGTCCGTGGGGTTCAGCGGCTCGCCCCCGCACCCCACGTACAGTTTCCCCCCGGGCATGACCACGGTCACGACAGGACCTTCAACGAGACCCAGGTGGGCAGCCACCAGGGCTGACGCCACGGCCCCGGTTCCACACGCCAGGGTTTCCGCTTCCACCCCCTTTTCCCACGTACGGACCTTCACCCGGGACGGGCCTGTGACTTGAACGTAGTCCACGTTGGCCCCGGCGTCACCGAGCGCCTGACTGTACCGCATGGGCCGACCGTAAACCTCAAGGTCAAGGCGCGCTACATCGTCAGAAAAAACGACGGCATGTTCGGTACCCGTCCAAATGGTACAGGCGGTCGGGAACGGCGTCTCCGCGGCCATGGGTACGTCGGACCGGAACGCCCGGGGCGGCGGAACGAACAAGCGCACCCACCCCTCCGGGGACACGTGAGCCGCGTAGACACCGGCATCCGTGACGAAGTTGCTGACCGGGACACCGGAGCGCTCGCCGGATGCCGGTATGCCCGCTGCTCGCGCGAATTGCGCGAGGCAGCGGGCGCCGTTCCCGCACATGGTGCCGAAGGATCCGTCAGCGTTTACATATCGCATGCGCCAGTCGGCCGTATGCGAAGCATTCAGCGCCAGCAAGCCATCTGCACCGATGCCGGTCCGTCGGGGACAATAACGGACAGCCAGCTTCTGCAGCTCGGCATCTGAAAAATGATAAAACCGGTTGTCGATAACGATGAAGTCATTACCGGCGCCATTCATTTTCGTAAATTCGACGACAAGCGCTCTCTGCATGGGCTGGGTATCCAATCTTGGCCCCGTCTGCACGGGCCCTGTTTTACGAACCATCATAATACGCCTCCTTGCCCGAAAAACGCATTGTTATTGATAAAGCCGAGCCCCTGCTGCTGTTCGGCTTCAACGATATCTACCTTCGCCTCATTGACGAATCCTTCCCGGAAGTCCGGATAACGGCACGAGGCAATGAAGTCCACCTCAGCGGGGACGATTCGGAAATCGCTTCCGTGGAACGGGTCCTTGACGAACTGACGGTCCTGCTGAACCGGAACGGGAATCTGACCGAAAACGACATCCACACCGTGTTGGCGCTGTCGCACCGGGGACACTCGCCGGCCAACGCAGGCGACGGAGCGAGTGGGCACACCATCCTGTTCACGCCGTCGGGCGGCAGTGTCAAGGCCAAGACGGCCAACCAATTGCGTCTGGTCGAGGCCGCCCGTCAGAACGACATCGTGTTCGCCATTGGTCCTGCCGGTACCGGCAAGACCTACACGGCCGTCGCCCTGGCGGTTGCTGCCCTGAAGTCCAAGCAAGCCAAGCGGATTGTCCTGTGTCGTCCGGCGGTGGAGGCCGGTGAGCGGCTGGGGTTTCTACCGGGTGATCTCCGTGACAAGGTCGATCCATACCTGCGCCCGCTCTATGACGCCCTGGAGGACATGCTTCCTCGCGACAAGCTGAAATCCTATCTGGAGCAGAATACCGTGGAGATCGTGCCGCTGGCGTACATGCGAGGGCGCACACTGAACTCCGCCTTCGTCATCCTTGACGAAGCGCAGAACGCCACCGCCCTCCAGATGAAGATGTTCCTGACGCGTCTGGGAGCCAACAGCCGGGCCATCATCACCGGGGATGTGACCCAGACCGACCTGCCCATCCGCGAGACCTCAGGCCTGGTGCAGGCCAGTGACGTGTTGCAGGGTATCCAGGGGATCGCCTTCATCCAGTTCGACCAGTCGGACGTCGTACGCCATCGCCTGGTCAAGGACATCATCGAAGCCTACTCCCGTCATTCCGAAGAGGAGTCGTCGCGTCGGGACTGAGGCACATGCGCCGTGTCCCGTCAACCCGGGGCGAATTCCGGGTTCGATACGTGCAGGTCCCGGATGTCCACGGGATTGTTCAATGCATCGACGTGCACGA
The Rhodothermales bacterium genome window above contains:
- a CDS encoding FliA/WhiG family RNA polymerase sigma factor, whose translation is MSQDLQTVAVQFVEDPSARNREAVVLAALPLVRSIVGRLNIPDHPLASREDLENVGQLGLLQALDGFDPERGTPFVSYAYGRIRGALVDYLRSIDALPRERRRLLAEAHHAMDTLRQELGDEPSDQDVAAHMNMSLVEYHTLLRDAQSRFSLSLHAPSGTGDDDGQTVIESIPNEDTLAAFEAIDRESLKDYIQTLINELPEREQTILALYYFENLTLREIAELMDRTEARISQILAKVLKTLRAQLAYMSNRAA
- the dapF gene encoding diaminopimelate epimerase; this encodes MQRALVVEFTKMNGAGNDFIVIDNRFYHFSDAELQKLAVRYCPRRTGIGADGLLALNASHTADWRMRYVNADGSFGTMCGNGARCLAQFARAAGIPASGERSGVPVSNFVTDAGVYAAHVSPEGWVRLFVPPPRAFRSDVPMAAETPFPTACTIWTGTEHAVVFSDDVARLDLEVYGRPMRYSQALGDAGANVDYVQVTGPSRVKVRTWEKGVEAETLACGTGAVASALVAAHLGLVEGPVVTVVMPGGKLYVGCGGEPLNPTDVHLEGPAESVYRGTIEIMP
- a CDS encoding peptidyl-prolyl cis-trans isomerase, with protein sequence MNQIRDNTGVILWILVFAFGVIWVLQDSGGLDTIGNVGNTIGSVNGDVISVEEYNNAIDAQVQGYQNQVGESMPPQMLDQTRERVFDQLVEARLREQEMDRLGIGVSDEELIDMVQGPDPHFIITQYFSDGEGGVDRTLLQNFIDNPEAAQDWINIEDYLRQERRRTKLDNLITATVRVSDAEVLADHRRRNRTVNVEFVALRHAALPDDSVAYTDRDLRAFYERNKEDFARKKSFSLSYVTISKAPTAADTAAVMADVAGLRDLFAEAEDDSTFLARNGSERPWNDSYFRADELDENIAAAVFENAEAGTVVGPIISGNEVHLVKIVDVRPPEDPAVRARHILFRAADGDAEARAAARQEANDVRRRILAGEDFADMAREFGDDGTSARGGDLGWFGPGRMVAEFEEAAFDAPVGRLVGPVETDFGYHLIEVTERATVEAQIADFALPLRASVATLNTAQGTLDDLQYFASEEGDFAAESERRGLQVQVVQVEEEQQFIPGIGNSRALQTFLETAKEGAVTEVIELNDVFLVAQLDGITEAGYQSFEDVKAQLEPRLRNELKADAQEARLQAALDASGFDGAAAAVGVPLRTAESIGFANMVVPGIGRDPKFVGTAFGLAEGEVSPVIQGETAVYVLRVTGVNEAPPMEPSQMESTRQQLLTQRQNQVRQQWLTTLRESADITDNRRLFLQ
- a CDS encoding PhoH family protein, which produces MPEKRIVIDKAEPLLLFGFNDIYLRLIDESFPEVRITARGNEVHLSGDDSEIASVERVLDELTVLLNRNGNLTENDIHTVLALSHRGHSPANAGDGASGHTILFTPSGGSVKAKTANQLRLVEAARQNDIVFAIGPAGTGKTYTAVALAVAALKSKQAKRIVLCRPAVEAGERLGFLPGDLRDKVDPYLRPLYDALEDMLPRDKLKSYLEQNTVEIVPLAYMRGRTLNSAFVILDEAQNATALQMKMFLTRLGANSRAIITGDVTQTDLPIRETSGLVQASDVLQGIQGIAFIQFDQSDVVRHRLVKDIIEAYSRHSEEESSRRD